The genomic region TTGTCGTGCTCCTGACCAGGACCGGTAACCGGATCCCACACCACCAACGTGTTGCGGGACGTGCCGTTGCTCCCGGCGATCACCGCTCCCACCAGGATCGGCACCCCGATCGCCCGCGCGGCACGATCAATCTGCGCCGCAGCATCGCGGTTACCGAACGGGTCGATGTCGGATGAGTTCTCCGGCCACACCACCACATCGGGACGCACGACCCGCCCAGAGCGGACCTGCTCTGCCAGGTCGAGGGTGCGTTGGACATGATTGTCGAGCACTGCGCGCCGCTGAGCATTGAAATCCAACCCCAGCCGCGGCACATTGCCCTGCACCACTGCCACCGTCACCGACCGCTCCCCCGCGTCATCGCCTCCCCCCGCGGGCGTCATCGTCCACACCAGCAGTCCAATCACGGCAACCGTGGCCGCAGGCCCGGCCAACGTTTGAGGCTGCCGGCGGACCACCGCCCCCGCCGCCGCGGCCAGGGCCGCGCCGAGCAGCACCACAACGAACGACAACCCCGGCGCGCCGGCCAGCGCCGCCAACGGCAGGAGCAACCCGTCGGGTTGACCGAATGCGATTCGGCCCCAAGGGAAACCGCCAAACGGTATCCGGGAACGAACAGCTTCGACTGCCACCCAGGCGCCTGCCAACCACACCGGCGCGCCGCGCCATCTGCCCAGTGCCGCTGCCAACACCCCGAAGACCCCGAACGCCACCGCCTGGACTGCTGCCAAGACCAGCCACGGCACCGCACCCACATAGATGCCGACCCACGGCAGCAAAGGCACGAAAAACCCCAGCCCAGCCAGATAGCCATAGCCGGATGCCGCCCACAACGACCGCCCCCGCAGCGTCACCACCAGAACCGCGATAGCCAACGGGGCCAGGAACCACAGCTGACGCGGAGGGAAACTCACATACAGCATGCCGCCGGCGCCGACCGCAGCAGCGCTGCGCAACACCGGATGAAGCATCGGTGGAAACGACGCACCGGCCCGCCGAGCACCCGAAGAACTCACCACCGCGCACCGCACCCCTCACCGAAGTTTGTCGAGCGCACCGATCCGCCCGCGGGCGCCCGGCCGGGGCCGCGCGCCTGTAAACTACTAGCTAACGTAGTAGTAGTTTGACGGGAGTGAACATCGTGGCAGGTCAAGCGCTGAAGGTTCGACTCGAGTCGAGGGTGCCCCGGTGAGCCGCAACGTCAAGATCTCACTCGCCGTGGTGATCGTGTTCTGCCTGGCGCTGACAGTGGTGTTCGTGGTGTCCCGGGCCGGCGACAGCGAACAGGCCGACGCCCAGGCGAGCATGACGGTACGGGATGATTCCCCACGTCTATCGACTCCGACCGAGTCCAAGGCAACATTCGTGGAATTCCTGGACTTCGAATGTGAAGGGTGCGGGGCGGCATACCCGGCGGTGGAGCAGCT from Gordonia westfalica harbors:
- the lnt gene encoding apolipoprotein N-acyltransferase, producing MLHPVLRSAAAVGAGGMLYVSFPPRQLWFLAPLAIAVLVVTLRGRSLWAASGYGYLAGLGFFVPLLPWVGIYVGAVPWLVLAAVQAVAFGVFGVLAAALGRWRGAPVWLAGAWVAVEAVRSRIPFGGFPWGRIAFGQPDGLLLPLAALAGAPGLSFVVVLLGAALAAAAGAVVRRQPQTLAGPAATVAVIGLLVWTMTPAGGGDDAGERSVTVAVVQGNVPRLGLDFNAQRRAVLDNHVQRTLDLAEQVRSGRVVRPDVVVWPENSSDIDPFGNRDAAAQIDRAARAIGVPILVGAVIAGSNGTSRNTLVVWDPVTGPGQEHDKRQLVPFGEYLPLRELMTQLSSYASRAGNFVPGTGNGVVDLAGVPVAVATCYEVAFDDLVTDSVRAGAQLIAVPTNNATFGRTEMTYQQLAMSRVRAVEHGRAVVIAATSGVSAIIEPDGTVAQRTALFTPDVLIARVPLGTTTTLATRIGAAGEGICAAAVLAALVVRTWRSRQRT